A single genomic interval of Flavobacterium sp. N2820 harbors:
- a CDS encoding Crp/Fnr family transcriptional regulator, whose amino-acid sequence MKSFELLLQTLKRITILEPQEEELFLNAFKPHTIKKNEHFLQASEVCTKLGFLCKGLVRYYVFKNDEEATLEFTKEGEFVADYGSFISKEPSIQNIQALEDCEFLIIDYDELQKLYKVSKNANLLGRIIIEHRFIIMVNQLLTVHRYAPEDRYRYFLQHYKELAQRIPQYLIASYVGVKPQSLSRIRKRIY is encoded by the coding sequence ATGAAATCTTTCGAATTGCTTTTACAAACCTTAAAAAGGATTACCATACTTGAGCCACAAGAGGAAGAGCTGTTTCTAAACGCATTTAAACCTCATACAATCAAAAAAAACGAACACTTTTTACAGGCTTCAGAGGTTTGTACTAAATTAGGATTTTTATGCAAAGGACTTGTTCGGTATTATGTGTTTAAAAATGATGAAGAAGCAACTTTAGAATTTACTAAAGAGGGCGAATTTGTAGCAGATTATGGGAGTTTTATTTCTAAAGAACCTTCAATACAAAACATCCAAGCATTAGAAGATTGCGAATTTTTAATCATTGATTACGATGAATTGCAAAAGCTCTATAAGGTTTCAAAAAATGCAAATTTATTAGGTAGAATCATCATTGAACATCGTTTTATCATCATGGTGAACCAATTACTAACTGTGCATCGGTATGCTCCCGAAGACCGTTATCGTTATTTCTTGCAACATTATAAAGAGTTAGCACAGCGCATTCCTCAATATTTAATTGCTTCTTATGTGGGTGTAAAACCCCAATCGTTAAGTAGAATTAGAAAACGCATTTATTAA
- a CDS encoding sterol desaturase family protein, protein MTLTIIFIVFGGCFLLERLIPGWKLPEVPTWTIRVLAVNFVQLGVVTLAGYSWEIWLSQYALFHLSNHVNPFMGGLIAYFIATFIFYWWHRWRHKIDYLWTHFHQIHHSPQRLEVITSFYKHPLEMTVNSIIGSLLVFTTLGLDVEAGAIYTLFTALGEFFYHTNVKTPQWVGYIFQRPEMHRIHHEYNKHTSNYGDIVWWDMLFGTYENPKEFKSTCGFDVEKEQRLFDMLQFKDVHKE, encoded by the coding sequence ATGACATTAACTATTATTTTTATCGTTTTTGGAGGTTGTTTTCTCTTGGAACGTTTAATTCCCGGGTGGAAATTACCCGAAGTTCCCACTTGGACCATTCGAGTATTAGCTGTAAATTTTGTTCAACTGGGTGTAGTAACACTTGCGGGTTATTCTTGGGAAATTTGGCTCTCACAATACGCCCTATTTCATCTTTCCAATCATGTTAATCCTTTTATGGGAGGGCTTATCGCCTATTTTATTGCAACCTTTATTTTTTATTGGTGGCACAGATGGCGACATAAAATCGATTATTTATGGACACATTTTCATCAAATTCACCACAGTCCACAACGATTAGAAGTCATTACTTCGTTCTATAAGCATCCATTAGAAATGACGGTCAATTCAATCATTGGAAGTCTTTTAGTATTTACAACTTTAGGGTTAGATGTTGAAGCAGGAGCCATTTATACTTTGTTTACAGCATTGGGGGAATTTTTCTATCATACCAATGTAAAAACGCCACAATGGGTAGGCTATATTTTCCAACGACCAGAAATGCACAGAATTCACCACGAATACAACAAACATACCAGTAATTATGGCGATATCGTTTGGTGGGATATGCTTTTTGGTACCTATGAAAACCCGAAAGAATTCAAATCAACTTGTGGATTTGATGTAGAAAAAGAACAACGATTATTTGACATGTTGCAATTCAAAGATGTGCATAAGGAGTAA